A stretch of Mastacembelus armatus chromosome 1, fMasArm1.2, whole genome shotgun sequence DNA encodes these proteins:
- the LOC113128512 gene encoding zinc finger protein 664-like: MRGVFSRVEPGRGREPKRADRRKSIWRMENQQGGEMSSSEELKQTDNDRSRPHQCQKCGKSFSRICSLRRHELTHTADELYHCEQCGISFSQLNAYKLHLYTHPEEAPYCCDQCGMDFNDQSSYKKHMRDHTGPYQCDQCEKSFSYFSIYKIHMRVHTKEKPYSCDQCPKSFSFLSSYKRHLLSHSGEKPYQCDFCGKGFTQSGHFSLHLRNHTGEKPYECNQCEKSFSDLSSYKIHLRVHTGEKPYCCGQCGRSFSQLGNYKSHLRIHTGEKPFHCELCEKSFSISKTYKQHVRTHTGEKPHQCKECGKGFGRLSNYMRHLRIHTGEQPFSCDQCGKCFNSSYSYSRHLRVHTGEKPYWCSHCKRLFTRSQSLKKHRCVEVEDDSSPVCSKEEQLSCSTTESTNDNQEQTTK, translated from the coding sequence TTGAAACAAACAGACAATGATAGAAGCAGACCTCATCAGTGTCAGAAGTGCGGGAAATCTTTCAGTCGGATTTGTAGTCTAAGAAGACATGAACTCACCCACACTGCAGATGAGCTATACCACTGTGAACAATGTGGCATCAGTTTCAGCCAACTAAATGCATACAAGCTACACCTGTATACCCACCCTGAAGAAGCACCATACTGCTGTGACCAATGTGGGATGGATTTCAATGACCAGAGTTCATACAAAAAACACATGCGTGACCACACTGGACCATATCAGTGTGATCAGTGTGAAAAGAGTTTCAGTTATTTCAGCATTTACAAGATACACATGCGTGTCCACACTAAAGAAAAGCCATACTCCTGTGACCAGTGCCCAaagagttttagttttttaagcTCATACAAGCGACACTTGCTAAGCCATagtggagagaagccgtacCAGTGTGACTTTTGTGGAAAAGGTTTCACTCAGTCAGGACATTTTAGTTTGCATCTGCGTAACCACACTGGAGAGAAACCATATGAGTGTAATCAATGTGAAAAAAGTTTCAGTGACTTGAGTAGTTATAAGATACACCTGCGTGTCCACACAGGAGAAAAACCATACTGCTGTGGCCAGTGTGGAAGAAGTTTTTCTCAGTTAGGTAATTACAAATCACATTTGCGGATCCATACTGGAGAAAAACCATTCCATTGTGAACTATGTGAGAAAAGTTTCTCTATCTCgaaaacatacaaacagcaTGTACGAACCCATACTGGAGAGAAACCGCACCAGTGTAAAGAATGTGGGAAGGGTTTTGGTCGCTTGAGTAACTATATGCGCCACCTTCGAATCCACACTGGAGAACAACCAttcagctgtgaccagtgtgggaAATGTTTCAACAGTTCATATAGTTACAGTCGTCACCTGCGTGTCCACACTGGAGAGAAACCATATTGGTGTTCGCATTGTAAGAGGCTGTTTACACGTTCACAGTCCTTGAAGAAACACCGCTGTGTTGAAGTAGAAGACGATAGTTCACCTGTATGTAGCAAAGAAGAACAATTGAGCTGCTCAACAACAGAATCAACAAATGACAACCAAGAGCAAACAACTAAATAA